The following are encoded in a window of Streptomyces griseiscabiei genomic DNA:
- a CDS encoding carbohydrate ABC transporter permease codes for MTTSTSTTTSPSTSRRSTPLTIAMLAALAYFLLPLFWLLVASTKSTQDLFNSFGLWFSDTPQLLANIKETLTQDDGVFVRWLLNTVLYAGISAVGAALLAAAAGYGFAKYRFRGDRAAFNLVLGAVMVPTTALAIPTYLLFAQAGLANTPWAIILPSLVNPFGLYLMRVYAADAVPDSILEAARIDGAGEARIFFRIALRLMGPGVVTVLLFTLVATWNNYFLPLIMLNDPDLYPITVGLASWAAQAQNGGAGASSDMLALVVTGSLISIVPLVVAFLMLQRYWQSGLATGGVKQ; via the coding sequence GTGACCACCTCCACGTCCACCACTACGTCCCCCTCCACCTCCCGCCGCAGCACCCCGCTGACGATCGCGATGCTGGCCGCCCTGGCCTACTTCCTCCTCCCCCTGTTCTGGCTGCTGGTCGCCTCGACCAAGAGCACCCAGGACCTGTTCAACAGCTTCGGGCTGTGGTTCTCCGACACCCCACAGCTCCTGGCCAACATCAAGGAGACCCTCACCCAGGACGACGGGGTCTTCGTGCGCTGGCTGCTCAACACCGTGCTGTACGCCGGGATCAGCGCGGTCGGCGCCGCGCTGCTCGCCGCCGCGGCGGGGTACGGCTTCGCCAAGTACCGCTTCCGCGGCGACCGGGCCGCGTTCAACCTGGTCCTCGGTGCCGTCATGGTCCCCACCACCGCGCTGGCCATCCCGACCTATCTGCTGTTCGCGCAGGCGGGCCTCGCCAACACCCCGTGGGCGATCATCCTGCCCTCCCTCGTCAACCCGTTCGGCCTCTATCTGATGCGGGTCTACGCGGCGGACGCCGTCCCCGACAGCATCCTGGAGGCCGCCCGGATCGACGGCGCCGGCGAGGCCCGGATCTTCTTCCGGATCGCGCTGCGGCTGATGGGCCCCGGGGTGGTGACGGTCCTGCTGTTCACCCTGGTGGCCACCTGGAACAACTACTTCCTGCCACTGATCATGCTCAACGACCCCGATCTGTACCCGATCACCGTGGGCCTGGCCTCCTGGGCCGCGCAGGCGCAGAACGGCGGTGCCGGGGCCAGCAGCGACATGCTCGCGCTGGTGGTGACCGGTTCCCTGATCTCGATCGTCCCGCTGGTCGTGGCGTTCCTGATGCTCCAGCGGTACTGGCAGAGCGGCCTGGCCACCGGCGGTGTCAAGCAGTAG
- a CDS encoding carbohydrate ABC transporter permease has protein sequence MAATRRRRSAGPLFVAPFLVLFLLLFLAPLGYAAYLSLFQERLIGGTVFVGLDNYTKAFGDSQFLHGVGRVALFFVIQVPVMLLLALLFALALDSGLLRLARVIRLGIFVPYAVPSVVAALMWGYLYGPDFGPFAQLSRNLDLPAPNFLSESWMLGSLANIVTWEFVGYNMIILYAALRTVPHELYEAAAMDGAGAWRIAWSIKLPALRPALLLTLLFSVIGSFQLFNEPNLLMKIAPDVITSSYTANLYAYSLAFTGQQVNYAATVSFLLGLIIVIASYGVLLTANRRRTP, from the coding sequence ATGGCCGCCACACGCCGCCGCCGTTCGGCGGGACCCCTGTTCGTCGCACCCTTCCTGGTGCTGTTCCTCCTGCTGTTCCTCGCCCCGCTCGGCTACGCCGCCTACCTCAGCCTCTTCCAGGAGCGGCTGATCGGCGGGACCGTCTTCGTCGGCCTCGACAACTACACCAAGGCCTTCGGCGACTCGCAGTTCCTGCACGGGGTCGGCCGGGTCGCGCTGTTCTTCGTGATCCAGGTCCCGGTGATGCTGCTGCTGGCCCTGCTGTTCGCGCTCGCGCTCGACAGCGGTCTGCTGCGCCTCGCACGGGTGATCCGGCTGGGCATCTTCGTCCCGTACGCCGTGCCCAGCGTCGTCGCCGCGCTCATGTGGGGCTATCTGTACGGCCCTGACTTCGGCCCGTTCGCCCAGCTGAGCCGGAACCTGGACCTGCCGGCCCCGAACTTCCTCAGCGAGAGCTGGATGCTGGGGAGCCTGGCGAACATCGTGACCTGGGAGTTCGTCGGCTACAACATGATCATCCTGTACGCCGCGCTGCGCACCGTCCCGCACGAGCTGTACGAGGCCGCCGCGATGGACGGCGCCGGGGCCTGGCGCATCGCCTGGTCGATCAAACTCCCGGCGCTGCGACCGGCGTTGCTGCTCACGCTGCTCTTCTCGGTCATCGGCAGCTTCCAGCTGTTCAACGAGCCGAACCTGCTGATGAAGATCGCCCCGGACGTCATCACCAGCTCCTACACCGCCAACCTCTACGCCTACTCCCTCGCCTTCACCGGCCAGCAGGTCAACTACGCGGCCACGGTCTCCTTCCTCCTCGGCCTGATCATCGTGATCGCCTCCTACGGCGTCCTGCTCACCGCGAACCGCCGGAGGACCCCGTGA